The sequence below is a genomic window from Paenibacillus silvisoli.
TTTGCAAGCTGATGATGCGAGAAAGCAACTGGATCCTGTTCGATGAGCCGACGAACCATCTGGACATCGTCGCCAAAGCCGAATTGAAGCGTGCGCTGCAAGCCTATAAGGGCACCGTGGTGCTTGTCTCTCACGAGCCTGATTTCTATGAGGATTGGGTAACCAAAACGTGGGATGTGGAAGCTTGGGCTATGCAGAGTCAAAGGTAATGCGTAAGTCGGGCATAGATACTATTTTCGATATAAAGAAAGGTCATACGATGATTAAAGTTGATAAACTATCCTTCTCTTTTCCGCAAAAAGAGCTCTATAACAACGTTTCGTTTACGTTAGAAGAGGCACAGCATTGCGCATTCATAGGAACAAGCGGCAGTGGGAAGAGTACATTGATCGATATACTGATGGATCCGGAAAGATATCTCTATGATGGCAAAGTAGAGATAGAACCCGGTTGCACCATTGGATATGTAAGTCAGTTCTCGGAACTGGACAACACGAAAGAAACGACGGTTTTTGAATATATAGCGGAGCGATTTATAAAGCTTCAAGATGAAATTCAATCGATTTGCACGGAAATGGAAACTTCGTCGGATCTCGAACCGTTACTGGAAAAGTATCAATTCGCTTTAGACGCATTGGAAGCCATGGGCGGGGATGATTACGAAAGTGTCATTCATAAGCAGCTCAATCTGGCAAACCTCATGGTGCGAAGAGATAATAAGGTAGCCGACCTGAGCGGCGGGGAATTCAAGCTTGTTCAAGTAATGAAGGAAATGCTTAATCATTCCGACTTATTGATTATGGACGAGCCGGATGTATTTCTGGACTTCGAGAACCTAAATGCGCTCAAAAAACTGATTAATTCCCACAAAGGGATGCTGCTAGTCGTTACGCACAACCGATATCTGTTGAATCATTGCTTCAATAAAATTATTCATCTCGAGAACACGGAGCTCCAAGAGTTTGATGGGCGATATATCGAGTACAACTTCTCCTTGCTTCAGACTAAGATTGAGCTGCAAGAAATCGCTGTCGCTGAACAGGAAGAGATCGAGAGAAACGAGAGCATCATTAATAACCTTAGGGTTATTGCGACTTATAATTCAGAAGCATCAAGAGGGAGAGCATTAAAGGCTAGAGTTCGGTTTCAAGAAAGATTGGAAGCGCGTAGAATTAAAGCGCCATTCGTCGCTATTAAGCAACCGAATATCAGTTTCGGTATCGAAAATGAATTCATGGAAGACACTACTGTTGTAAAGGTCAATAATTATAGTGCTGCCTTCGACGAGCTGCTTCTGGAGAATGTTAGCTTTGAAATCAAATCGACGGATAAAGTAGCCATTATCGGTGCGAACGGTACCGGGAAAACGACTTTGCTTCGAGATATCTTTAAGAATAATCAGGATGCAATTGAAATAAACGCTGATGCTAAAGTGGCTTATTTATCTCAGATGCAAGGCGAAGTGCTAAAGGATTCGAATACCATACTGGAAGAATTCATCGATGCCGGGTTTAACACGTATGATGAGGTTCGATCGTATGTTTCGAGCTATGGCTTTGAAGGAGAAATCGTTAATCAGAAGATAGCTTCTTTATCCGGCGGCGAGAAAAACGTGCTGCAGCTGGCTAAAGTCTCAGCCAGTAAAGCAAACGTATTGCTTCTTGATGAACCGACAAGCCATTTGGACACATATACGCAAATTGCACTGGAGAAAGCCATTGAAGAGTACAAAGGTGCGATTCTCATGATCTCTCACGATTTCTATTCCGTTGTGAACGGTATGGATTATGTGCTAATCATTGAAGATAAGACGCTAAGAAAGATGAGCATGCGTAAGTTTAGGCAGATGATTTATGCGAGTCATTTCGATAAAGACTATCTAGAAACGGAACAAAATAAAAAAGCAGTTGAAATGAAAATCGAAATGGCTTTAAAAGATACGAATTTCGAACTTGCAAAAGGCTTGGTCGATGAGCTGGAAGGGCTGATTAAGCTGCTTTAATTAAACTTCTGATACAGAGCACGGTGTAACCACCGTCGCTCTGTATTTTTTTTGCGCCGAGTCAGCTCGGAGTGCCTGTACTACAAATGGGATACGATGGCGAAATAATTACGTTTGACTGACGCTTCGTTGCTACTTTAAAGAGTTTTATTTAGTATAGATATCAGCACTAGAACCTCAATGAATAATCAAGGAGGGCTAACTACATGATAAAAATGTTACCAAACACAAGAGTGCTTTGTGAGGATATGCAGGGTCAAAATTACTGGTTCCACGGCTGCATGGAGTATTTGATGGAATGCCTTGGCGAGAGTAAGGAGTACAATTATTGGTTTTTCTCTGGGGTTACTGGTGATAGTTTTACTCAGCTGTATAGCAAAGATATCTCTTCCACAGCTTGGTATTATACATACAATCTGTTTAGCCGCGATGTTGCTAAAAAAGCTTTCGATGCCTGCGGTTATGAGTTTGACTATATTAGCGGCATTACAAACGAGAATCGCCATACCTACATCCCGCGAATTAAAGCGTATATCGACAACAACCGACCGGTTATTGCGAGAGGCGGCAAAGATACGTGGGAGTTTTGCAATATCTGCGGCTATGACGACAACGATCTATACTACCTGATATGCGATCAGGCAGAACCTAAAAGCTACCCGAATGATTTTCATGAGTTGATTTTCGTTGGGGATAAAAAGGAACATCCGGCATTGGCCGATGCTTATAGACAAGCGATTATGAGCATCCCGTCGCTCATTACGATGCCTGCCACAGCCCAGTATTCTTTTGGCAGACAGGCATTTGCGGACTGGGCCGATAGCTTTCGGAACGGAACGTTTGACGATGTTCCTGTCGAGAAAATCAGTGCTTGGAATGTTCATGGCACCTATCTTTGCATAGCGGGGACAAACGGTTGTTCAAGGGGATTTTTGAATCGAGCATTAGAATTAAACCCGGATATGACTTTTATCAATGAGCTTGAGCCGCTTTATGCCAAACAAGGTGATGGTTTTGAAGCATTAGCCTATCGTGATGGCGGATTGCAGAGCGGTTTTAATATTAAGCCGGAAGTCATAGCGAATAAAGAGCTTATGAAACCGCTTAGCGATAAGATTTTGGAGTCGGCTAATTACTGCGACGAAATACGGAACATCTTTTCCAAGCTATAGAATGTTCAACATCGCCCTGGGGCTGTACGCCCCGGCGATGTTTTTTTGTGTCTATCACTCTGTATAGCGCAGTTAGATCGTTGCGGGACATATCCATAGTCCCAAAAGATTAAGAAAGATTTTACATAAATGTGTTTGCGTTTTTACCTATAAAATAGTACTTTTTGAAGGTAGAGAAGAAGATGAAAACGAAAAGAGGAGAAAAGTTGTCTAACCATTCGAATGCAGTTGCAACCGCGGACGCACCGTTCTCAATGAAAGCGATTATGGGTCCGTTAATGGCGATCGTCGTCGGGATGATCATGGTTATTCTCGACAGCACGGTCATGAACATTGCATTGCCGACATTAATGGAAGATTTTAAATCCACCGTTAACACGATGCAGTGGTCGATTACGGCTTACACGCTGGCGCTTTCCGCGGTCATCCCGTTGGCCGGCTGGCTGACGGATCGATTCGGCGCCAAACAAATTTTCCTGATTACGATTTTTTTATTTGCGGCTGGCTCGCTTCTTTGTTCGTTTGCCACGACGCCTGAACAACTGATTATCTATCGCATTATTCAAGGCATCGGCGGGGGCATGGTGCAGCCGATCGGTATGGCTATTATTTTCAAGCTGGCCCCTCCAAACAAACAAGGCGCGGTCATGGGGATGCTCGGCATTCCGATGATGCTCGGGCCGGCGCTCGGCCCCGTGCTGGGCGGTTATTTGCTGGAATACGCGACATGGCACTGGATCTTCTTGATTAACTTGCCGATCGGCATTATCGCCATTCTGGTCGGTCTCCGCTATTTGCCGAAGGTGGAACGCAGAAGCGTTCCGGCGCTCGACTTCTGGGGCATGCTGCTTGCGCCGATCGCGTTCGCTACCCTTTCTTACGCGGTCAGCGAGGGCGGCAAGGATTGGGGATCTACGAAAACGATCGTCGGCCTAATCGTAGGTATTGTTGCTCTGGTGCTATTCATCTTCGTCGAGCTTCGCCATAAACAACCGCTGCTGGAGCTGCGCGTGTTTAAATCCCCGGATTTCACGATCGGCATCGTCACGTCGTGGTTGATGTTCATGGCTTTGTTCGGATCGTTCTTGTTCGTGCCGATGTACATGCAGCAGGTGTTTCATTACGCGCCTTTGAAAACCGGCTTTATGATTCTGCCGCAGGTCGCGATGACCGGCGTGTTCATGCCGATTGGCGGCAAGCTGTTTGACAAATTTGGTGCTCGCGTCGTTTGCGTGGTCGGCATCGCTTTTGTCGCGGCAGGCATGTTCTACATGTCGCAAATTCAGGCCGATTCCGGTGCTGGATACGTAATTACGGCTACGATGATTATGGGTGTAGGCATGGGCTTGTCCATGATGCCGGTCAATACGCACATCTTGAAAGCCGCTCCAAGGCGGCTTGTAGACCGGGTAACGCCGCTTACGTCGGCTGCCCAGCAGGTCGTGGTTTCGTTCGCCGTAGCGGGATTGGCAAGTTACCTGAGCACGAGGATGGCGGATCATATGGCATCTTCGAAAGGCGATCAAGGCGTCTCGCTCGTAGCCGCCTTCGGGGATACGTTCTTCATCGCGGGCTGTATCGCGGTTGCCGGCGCCATACTGGCTATCGCGCTGCGGAAGCCGAAAGCCTCGGAAGAGGACGGCACGGAGGGAGTCCATACTCCCGTCATGATGGGGCATTAAGAGGACAAAGAAAGGCCGGGAAGCTCGCCGTCATGGTGAGCCTCCCGGCCTTTTCTGCTTTATTTGGGGGCTGTGACGATGATTATCGCGAGGAAAAGAGCGGAACTACGCGAAGTCATCGCGTTCCTGTTCTTTAGACTCATGATCATGATCATGCTCGTCGTCGGCGAGCTCATTCTCGTCCGGCGAGAGCGCGGCATTCATGGCCGACATAGCTTCAAGGCTTACGAGCTCTTCGACTGCGTCAAATGGCTTGTTATCCGGCATGGCAATTCTCCTTCGGGAAGGGTTTCATTACCAAGCCATTATTCGCCCGCGAGTTGTATTTTATTCAGGGATTTGGAGCGGCTCTTAAGCCGTACCAGACCGCGCTTATGACCATATAAACCACTGAACCAAGGGCAATCAACAACAGCGTCATATCGCTCAAATCGTCGAATGACCCAAACAGACTCGTTTTGACCATCGTGAAGAATATGACATTAAACGAACAGCCGATCAGAATCACGTACCAGATCGATTTCAGTTTGCTATACATATAGCCGTACAGAAATCCTAACGGTATGCCAAGCAGCTGCATGGCAATCCCGCCCGGCTGCAGTGCGGCTATGATAAGCGAGATGATAAGCATTGCCCAGAATCCAGGCACTCTCCTTCGTGCTTCATTAAACATAACGCCCATAAAAAGAACAAGCTCCAGCGCAGTGTTTAGGGCAGCGGAAGTGATCAAATATAAGGCGGGTACATTGCTGTACTGAGCCGTGAAATCCTCTAATTCAGACATGCCCTGATGGAGTAGAAGCTTCATAGCCGAGGTGAATAAGAGGGCAAAAGCCAGACCGACGGTGATCATATGAATAGATTGCGGCAAACGAATGGGCAAGTATTGATGGAGCCGAATAAAGCTTGAGGGAGGCGGAGTTTTAAGAATCCTGTACTTCAAGGTGTAGGCGAGCCAGGATAATACAATGGAAACGACCAGTACGATAAAGACCTGAGCAGGAAGTTGATCTCCCTTCCCGAATTGCCCCCAGTCGAAGATTGGATTCACAATGAGGTTGTAAACCAATATAGCCATAATGATCATGGCTGTGTAAAGCAAGTAGTTTCCCAACATTCCCGCATAGCGAATCATACTGGATTCCGCCTCTCCTATAGGGATGCAATCCACCACTCATACCCTATGTGCAAAGCTTTGCTAGCATTCCGACGGACGCAAGAATGGATGAACTCGAGCGGGGTAAAACTGTAGCATAACAATTTTACAACTCTATGATAACTTTCGAGCGCGGAATTGCTATCATGACTTGGAGGTGTGTGCATATGGCGAAAATCCTGATTGTAGATGACGAAAAGGCCATTAACGATTTGGTTGCCGTCAATTTAAAGATGGTCGGGCATGAGTATGTCCAATTGTATAGCGCAGATCACATTTTGCAAACGTTACATGAAACGCATATCGATTTAGTCATTCTGGACGTGATGCTGCCTGGCAGAGACGGCTTTGACCTCATGCAGGATATTGTGAAACGGGGCGTACCGGTCATCTTCTTGACGGCAAGAAATTCGGTTTCCGATAAAGTGTACGGCCTGGAGATCGGAGCGGAGGATTATATCGTCAAGCCGTTTGAAGCGGTGGAGCTCATCGCTCGTATCCATGTTGTTTTAAGAAGAAACCACAAGGCCGCAAACGAATTCAGGCTAGATGATACCGTAGTCGATTTGGAGAAGCATACCGTGACGGTTCATGGACAAGAAGTCGAAATCACCAACAAGGAATTTCAACTACTGGATCTTCTTGTGCAAAATAAAAATATCGCGCTATCCCGCGAGAAAATTATCGAACAGACCTGGGGGTTCGACTTCTATGGAGAAACCAGAACCGTCGACGTGCACATTCAGAAGCTGAGAAAGAAACTAAACTGGGAAAACCGGATTAAGACGGTTTATAAATACGGTTACAGGCTAGAGGTGTAGCAGGTGAAGTTCTGGCAGAAAACGTATTTGAGCGTGTTGGTCGTCTTTCTGATCGCCTTCGACCTTGGAGCCTTTGCCCTCTTAAAGAAGAGCTACCAGCTAAACGAACAATTGGATATCTCAAGAGGCGTGAGCGTATACGGGGGCATCGATAAATCATTAAGCTATATCCTTCGCGTATATACGGAAAGTATGGGCAATACCAACTATGAAACGGTCATTGCCAGCTTCGCGGCCAATTATGATAAAGAGGATATTCTTTTGGAGGTTTACCAAGGGAACCAGTTGATCTTTTCCAATGCCTATGAGTTTAAAGGGGAGCGGGCAGAGCTGCAAGGGGGGCCATACCAAACCGTTTATAGAAAGATGAATGACGAGCTTTGGCTGTTTATCGGCGGGAAAATGGAATTCCGGGATTTGAGGCTGGTCGTTTCGAGAAAATCCGATTATTTACAGGAGTATCATGCTGCGTTGCGGCATTATTTTATTCAATTGAGCGTCGTGATTTCGGTGATTTTATCGGCAGCGCTTATCTTTCTGTTGATTCAATTAACCGCCCCCATTCGCAGGTTAAACAAAGGCGTGAAGGCCATTGCCGCGGGAGCGTACGATCAACGGGTAAAGGTCGGAGGGAACGACGAATTCGGGGAATTAGCGCATGATTTTAACCGGATGGCCGATGCGGTTTCCCATCATATCGGCACGATCCAAAAGGCGAGCGAAGACAAGGAAATGTTCATCAATAACCTCACGCATGAACTAAAAACGCCGATTACGGCTATCAAGGGATATAGCGAGTTTTTAAATCACGCCAATTATAACGAGGAAGAAAGGAAAATGGCGGTCCGTTATATCCATGAGCATATCGCGCGTCTGGACGTTCTCTCGGGAAAAATGATGCAATTGCTGTATTTGAAGAGCGACAAGATTGCCTTAAAGCCGATTCATATCGAAAGTCTGTTCTCCGATGTGGTCAACTTGGAGCGGCATCATATCGAGGCAAAGCAGATGAAGGTCATACGCGAGTGCTTGGCTGACGAAGTCTATGGCGATCAAGAGCTGCTGCAGTCCTTGTTCATGAACCTGGTAGAAAACAGTATCAAAGCATCCTCGTTCGGCGGGGAGATTCGATTGTGTAGCTATCATGACGGCAAAGGCGCCGTGCTTGAAGTTTTGGATTATGGAAGAGGTATACCGGAGAAGGACATCGCGAACATTACGGAGGCGTTCTATGTCGTGGACCGCTCCCGTTCCAAAGAACTGGGCGGGCTTGGGCTAGGCTTGTCCATCTGCAATCAGATTGCGCAGCTCCATCATGCAACCCTAACGATCGACTCCAAAGAAAACGAATATACAAGGGTCTCCGTTTATTTTACGACTCCGTTACAACTTGAAGATTAGTTCATAACGAGGCTCGATTATAGTTGGTTTGTAGCTACGAAACACCAACAACTATCGGAGGTAATGGGATATGAACAAAAAGTTTGTCACTGCGGCAATGACGTTAGGAGTAGCAGCCGTACTGGTTGCGGGAAACGGGATTATTTCGGCGAATGCGGCTTCATTCGACAATGCTCAACAGGTGGAGGTCACCGGTAAGCACCAGCAGCCTGAAGCTGCTGCGGAAATCAAAGAGGTACCGGTGAGCCTAAAGGTAGCGGTTGTGACGGCGGAGAAAGCGATTCAGAAAAAATATGACGTTTCATTAAGCGGATTTGAGATTTCCTATTCGTTAGGCGCCCGGGTAGACATGGAAGGAACGTACTACTTTATAACCTATTCCAAATCGGAACTGGATGACCTCTCCGACGAGGAAAGCATCGAAGCGAAGAAGAAGGTATTGGCAGGCAAGGATCACGGCTATAAGAGCGAAATTTACGCGGTATTCGTAAACGCTGAAACGGGGGAAATCGTTTCCGTTGAGAAAAATCCGACGGCAGCAAAGGGAGAATTTTAATTCATTCATAACGAACTACTCTTGTAGTTTTAGGGGACATGAGGCCTCGGGTCGTATGCGATTATACGATCCGAGGTTTTTTTATATGGCATGAACGCAAAATTCGACTTGATTCTTCTTTTGACCTAGTCCAAAATATCTATATATAATTCCAGTATTTTCCGAAGCTATCATTTTAATGGAGGGCTAGAAGTGTCAGACTTATATTCCACGGTTTTTAATATGATTGAGGCTCGAAATCGGCATTTGCAATCTCTAACCGTATCGGAAGGAGTAACAGATCAGATAGAGCTCCAAACAAGCAACGGCGATGTGATTGCTGAAATCCATGAGGGCGTTCTTGGGCAAGTAGAGATGACGATCGGTAACGAGTCTGCGACCATTTCAGAAAATGTTATGGGCGGCGATACGATTGATTTCGGCAACGGCGACGTTATTCAAACTTATACCAATATAAATGGCGGTGAAACGTTTTATAGTCTTACTGATGTAGTCGGTTATACGCAGTCTAGTCCGATCTTTGACGGGGTTGACTTTTACAATGGCAATTATGAGAAGGTAGCCAGTTTATCTAATCCCGATATGTTTGGAAATATGGATGTTACATATTCCTCTTTGTTGACAGGTGAAAGCGGCTTGGACTTAACGGCACAGGACTGGGCGCAGTTTGACAGCACATTTGACGTTGATATCGATTTGGATGGCGGGGATACGATAGCAGACATCCTAAACATGATTGCTGATTGGAGTTAACCCGGATGAAGACGATTGCTCCGTTTCAAAACGCTAAAGAACAATTTTATCAGTTGCGTAATACATTTGATTCCCATTTCCCGGCCAACGTGACTGAGGAGATCGCTGCATTTATTTATAAGGAACGAGACGATAAGTACGACATCGTTCAGCAGGTCATAGATGAACGGTTGATTCCAATCAAGGAATTAGTCAAAAAAAATGACCCCAAATTGGATCGAAAGATGAGAACCGTGCTGTTTATCGAGAAAACGAATCCGAACGAGTTGGCGAAGGATATTCAGAGGATTATATCTCTTGAGTGTTTATTTGATGAGTACCAACGATTTATTGAAACGTTGGCATCCAGAGTACACGGAAGGGGAGTCTTGAAATATCAGCTTAATCCGGAGTTAAGGCAGTTCATTCAATCCGGAATCCATTCGACGGCCAGCAGGGTCAAGGAAGCACTAGAGGAATATGCCCGAGCCATTAAAGATTTTGCTCATTTACTTCATCAAATCAAGAGCAGCGTAGGGGAGAAAGCATTTCTGAGATTAGGGGCATCCGTTCTTGGGGGCATGGCGGGAGGATTGTTCGGCTCGGTTATCGCTAGAGAAATTACATCTTCATTGTTAAGCGATAAGGACAAAATCATACAGTCAACTAATCAGGTATTTGAAAAGTGGGAACAATACTTGGAGGCATTCTCTGATCTCATCATAGAATTTGAATATAGCTATTTGCATATTGTTGCTACTTTATTTGGCGGAACGTTATTGCAATACGACAAGGAGTTCCGAAAGGCAAATCTACATATCGATCAGCTTGCATTAGGCGACTATAACTTCGCAATCGGTTTTACAAGCACGGAACTGCAGAAGGTACGGTCATGGGCGGACAACGCGATTCTAGAGATTAAAGGCTATATGAAAGAGCGACATACGGATAAGGCACTTGAAGCTAGTAACCGGTTTTATCAAACGGTCCAAAGCAGCTCTTTACTTAGAGAAGTGCCGTATAGCGAGCAGTATAGCTTAATTTACTTGGCAAACCTGCACAAGTACGCGGTATTGACTACGAAGGCCGAGGAGCTTAGAGCGAGTAACGAAATTGGGTTTATCGCCATGCTAATTGAAATATATAAGCAAATGCCTTATCTGGTCCATAACGAAGATTTAAAGCAAATCGGCGCCTTTCAACAAACGGATATCATTTTACACTGGATTCGCTTATGTCTGAAGTATGGAAACATTGAAGCGCTCCCTGTCTTATTAGATTATGGATTGCTCATGCAGAAGAGAGGATCGAATAGTGAGTTTTACAATGGCGAGCAACAAAGCGAGCATCGTAATAATGATTTAGAGAAGATTTTGTTCTTACTGGGGTTGTTCATAAAAGATTCTCAGAAAGTTGAACATCCATTCATCGTGCGTTGCGCTGAGCTAAAATATGTACCGCGGTTGTCTGCTATAAAAGATTTGAGAAACAGGTATACAGCGCAAGCAGGAACCGACCAGTTCTCTAAGTTCATGGTTAAGGCAGCTCGTATAAAGACACTTGTAAATGTCATCAAGCCTATTTTTAGAAGGAAGTTCAGAGCAGCGGTTTCCGTTATTCTCCTATTAGTGCTAGTTGGATATGCAGGTTATTCGCAACAAGAAAAAGTCCAGTCGTGGCTGGCCACAATAAGTAAAGAAATTGCCAAAGGGGAGGATCCTTCGGTTCCACTTGTAAGTAATGAAATTCATTATTTAGTCGTTACGACACCTCAAGCCAATGTCCGAGTTGAACCCTCTCTTCAAGCAAAGCCAGTCTCAATCGTTAATCAAAAAGACCGGCTTGAATATGCAAATGAAAAGCGTGAAGATGAAGAAAGACGCATATGGTATAAGATCGCTCTTCTTGATGGGCGGGCAGGATGGATTAGCAGTAAAACGGTGCAATGGTATGAATGATGACCATGCAGCGAATAGGGTCAATACTTGCCCTAGGGACTTCAATCGCGATATGCTGTATGTAGTATAATAACTACAGCATTCGATAGGAATGGATCCTCTATGAAACTCGGTTTTTTTGACTCTGGAATAGGCGGGCTCACAGTTTTGGCGGAATCGCTAAGGCTGCTCCCTGCCGAGAACTATCTCTATATGGCGGATACGAAGCATGTCCCATACGGGACCAAATCGAAGGAAGAGGTACGTGCCTTCGTATTTGAAGCTGTAGAGAAAATGATTGAGCAGGGCATCGACGCGCTTGTAATTGCATGCAACACGGCGACGAGCATTGCGATCAATGAGCTGCGGGAGCGGTATTCGTTTCCGATTGTCGGCATGGAGCCTGCGGTCAAGCCAGCCGTAGAGATGAACCGAAATACCGGCAAAAGAGTCCTTGTGTTTGCCACGCCGCTTACATTGAAGCAGCCCAAATATTATGCGCTTGTTTCGCGGGTGGATGAGAACGGAATCGTGGATTCGCTGCCGATGCCCGAGCTTGTCCAGTACTGCGAATCCCTTCAATTCGACCGGCAGGTCATGGGCGAGTACTTCCGCGCCAAGCTTTCCCCTTATGATCTGAACAATTACGGCATTATCGTATTGGGCTGCACGCACTACCCATTTTATACGGATATCCTCCGCGACATTTTGCCGCCTCATATCGAGATCATTAACGGAAACGCCGGTACCGTCAGAAGATTGTCGGCATTGCTGAATCGCTATGGCATCGAAACAGGGTTGGGGCAAGGAAATGTGACGTTCACGTGCACCGGCGGGGAAGAGGCCTATATAGAAAAAATGAAGATGGCGCTGAGTCTTCTCAGATGAATGGCGGTACGTAGTGCAATAAAAAGCCGTTCCGATCGGTCGCATGACCTCTCGGAACGGCTTTTTCATGTTCGATATGCTGGGA
It includes:
- a CDS encoding response regulator transcription factor — translated: MAKILIVDDEKAINDLVAVNLKMVGHEYVQLYSADHILQTLHETHIDLVILDVMLPGRDGFDLMQDIVKRGVPVIFLTARNSVSDKVYGLEIGAEDYIVKPFEAVELIARIHVVLRRNHKAANEFRLDDTVVDLEKHTVTVHGQEVEITNKEFQLLDLLVQNKNIALSREKIIEQTWGFDFYGETRTVDVHIQKLRKKLNWENRIKTVYKYGYRLEV
- a CDS encoding ABC-F family ATP-binding cassette domain-containing protein, which translates into the protein MIKVDKLSFSFPQKELYNNVSFTLEEAQHCAFIGTSGSGKSTLIDILMDPERYLYDGKVEIEPGCTIGYVSQFSELDNTKETTVFEYIAERFIKLQDEIQSICTEMETSSDLEPLLEKYQFALDALEAMGGDDYESVIHKQLNLANLMVRRDNKVADLSGGEFKLVQVMKEMLNHSDLLIMDEPDVFLDFENLNALKKLINSHKGMLLVVTHNRYLLNHCFNKIIHLENTELQEFDGRYIEYNFSLLQTKIELQEIAVAEQEEIERNESIINNLRVIATYNSEASRGRALKARVRFQERLEARRIKAPFVAIKQPNISFGIENEFMEDTTVVKVNNYSAAFDELLLENVSFEIKSTDKVAIIGANGTGKTTLLRDIFKNNQDAIEINADAKVAYLSQMQGEVLKDSNTILEEFIDAGFNTYDEVRSYVSSYGFEGEIVNQKIASLSGGEKNVLQLAKVSASKANVLLLDEPTSHLDTYTQIALEKAIEEYKGAILMISHDFYSVVNGMDYVLIIEDKTLRKMSMRKFRQMIYASHFDKDYLETEQNKKAVEMKIEMALKDTNFELAKGLVDELEGLIKLL
- a CDS encoding CPBP family intramembrane glutamic endopeptidase; this encodes MIRYAGMLGNYLLYTAMIIMAILVYNLIVNPIFDWGQFGKGDQLPAQVFIVLVVSIVLSWLAYTLKYRILKTPPPSSFIRLHQYLPIRLPQSIHMITVGLAFALLFTSAMKLLLHQGMSELEDFTAQYSNVPALYLITSAALNTALELVLFMGVMFNEARRRVPGFWAMLIISLIIAALQPGGIAMQLLGIPLGFLYGYMYSKLKSIWYVILIGCSFNVIFFTMVKTSLFGSFDDLSDMTLLLIALGSVVYMVISAVWYGLRAAPNP
- a CDS encoding SH3 domain-containing protein produces the protein MKTIAPFQNAKEQFYQLRNTFDSHFPANVTEEIAAFIYKERDDKYDIVQQVIDERLIPIKELVKKNDPKLDRKMRTVLFIEKTNPNELAKDIQRIISLECLFDEYQRFIETLASRVHGRGVLKYQLNPELRQFIQSGIHSTASRVKEALEEYARAIKDFAHLLHQIKSSVGEKAFLRLGASVLGGMAGGLFGSVIAREITSSLLSDKDKIIQSTNQVFEKWEQYLEAFSDLIIEFEYSYLHIVATLFGGTLLQYDKEFRKANLHIDQLALGDYNFAIGFTSTELQKVRSWADNAILEIKGYMKERHTDKALEASNRFYQTVQSSSLLREVPYSEQYSLIYLANLHKYAVLTTKAEELRASNEIGFIAMLIEIYKQMPYLVHNEDLKQIGAFQQTDIILHWIRLCLKYGNIEALPVLLDYGLLMQKRGSNSEFYNGEQQSEHRNNDLEKILFLLGLFIKDSQKVEHPFIVRCAELKYVPRLSAIKDLRNRYTAQAGTDQFSKFMVKAARIKTLVNVIKPIFRRKFRAAVSVILLLVLVGYAGYSQQEKVQSWLATISKEIAKGEDPSVPLVSNEIHYLVVTTPQANVRVEPSLQAKPVSIVNQKDRLEYANEKREDEERRIWYKIALLDGRAGWISSKTVQWYE
- a CDS encoding sensor histidine kinase, with the protein product MKFWQKTYLSVLVVFLIAFDLGAFALLKKSYQLNEQLDISRGVSVYGGIDKSLSYILRVYTESMGNTNYETVIASFAANYDKEDILLEVYQGNQLIFSNAYEFKGERAELQGGPYQTVYRKMNDELWLFIGGKMEFRDLRLVVSRKSDYLQEYHAALRHYFIQLSVVISVILSAALIFLLIQLTAPIRRLNKGVKAIAAGAYDQRVKVGGNDEFGELAHDFNRMADAVSHHIGTIQKASEDKEMFINNLTHELKTPITAIKGYSEFLNHANYNEEERKMAVRYIHEHIARLDVLSGKMMQLLYLKSDKIALKPIHIESLFSDVVNLERHHIEAKQMKVIRECLADEVYGDQELLQSLFMNLVENSIKASSFGGEIRLCSYHDGKGAVLEVLDYGRGIPEKDIANITEAFYVVDRSRSKELGGLGLGLSICNQIAQLHHATLTIDSKENEYTRVSVYFTTPLQLED
- the murI gene encoding glutamate racemase, which encodes MKLGFFDSGIGGLTVLAESLRLLPAENYLYMADTKHVPYGTKSKEEVRAFVFEAVEKMIEQGIDALVIACNTATSIAINELRERYSFPIVGMEPAVKPAVEMNRNTGKRVLVFATPLTLKQPKYYALVSRVDENGIVDSLPMPELVQYCESLQFDRQVMGEYFRAKLSPYDLNNYGIIVLGCTHYPFYTDILRDILPPHIEIINGNAGTVRRLSALLNRYGIETGLGQGNVTFTCTGGEEAYIEKMKMALSLLR
- a CDS encoding DHA2 family efflux MFS transporter permease subunit; its protein translation is MSNHSNAVATADAPFSMKAIMGPLMAIVVGMIMVILDSTVMNIALPTLMEDFKSTVNTMQWSITAYTLALSAVIPLAGWLTDRFGAKQIFLITIFLFAAGSLLCSFATTPEQLIIYRIIQGIGGGMVQPIGMAIIFKLAPPNKQGAVMGMLGIPMMLGPALGPVLGGYLLEYATWHWIFLINLPIGIIAILVGLRYLPKVERRSVPALDFWGMLLAPIAFATLSYAVSEGGKDWGSTKTIVGLIVGIVALVLFIFVELRHKQPLLELRVFKSPDFTIGIVTSWLMFMALFGSFLFVPMYMQQVFHYAPLKTGFMILPQVAMTGVFMPIGGKLFDKFGARVVCVVGIAFVAAGMFYMSQIQADSGAGYVITATMIMGVGMGLSMMPVNTHILKAAPRRLVDRVTPLTSAAQQVVVSFAVAGLASYLSTRMADHMASSKGDQGVSLVAAFGDTFFIAGCIAVAGAILAIALRKPKASEEDGTEGVHTPVMMGH